The Serpentinimonas maccroryi genome has a segment encoding these proteins:
- a CDS encoding propionate--CoA ligase, translated as MPASHATDPTSPSTPYADFYRRSIDEREAFWAEQAQLIDWQQPFEQVCDARNPAFARWFVGGRTNLCHNAVDRHLAERAEQNALICVSSETGAERVYSYRELHAEVQRMAAILLDLGVRKGDRVLIYMPMIAEAAFAMLACVRIGVIHSVVFGGFASHALASRIDDARPALIVTADAGMRAGKVLPYQPLLDEALRLSQHPPKQVLMVNRGLAELHPVPGRDVDYAAARERCLHAQVPCEWLESSEPSYILYTSGTTGKPKGVQRDTGGYAVALAASMRHIYLGEPGQTFFATSDIGWVVGHSYIIYGPLLYGMATLMYEGLPIRPDAGIWWQLVEKYRVSVMFSAPTAARVLKKQDPAYLSRYDLSSLKALFLAGEPLDEPTASWIGAAINKPIIDNYWQTETGWPILALCSGVEPTAVGKIGSPGRAVYGFDVRLIDELTGADITEPNHKGVLAIAGPLPPGCLQTVWGDDERYLKTYWSSIQGRSLYNTFDWGLRDAEGYTFILGRTDDVINVAGHRLGTREIEEAIASHPNVAEVAVVGRADALKGQVAMAFAVLKNPALAASAEQAREQEQALMQIVDAQLGAVARPARVCFVGTLPKTRSGKLLRRAMQAVCEGRDPGDLSTMDDPAVLQQIRDLLG; from the coding sequence ATGCCCGCCAGCCACGCCACCGACCCCACTTCCCCCAGCACGCCATACGCCGATTTTTACCGCCGCTCGATCGACGAGCGCGAGGCCTTTTGGGCCGAGCAGGCGCAACTGATCGACTGGCAGCAGCCCTTCGAGCAAGTCTGCGACGCCCGCAACCCGGCTTTTGCGCGCTGGTTCGTGGGCGGACGCACCAACCTGTGCCACAACGCGGTCGATCGGCACTTGGCCGAGCGCGCCGAGCAAAACGCGCTCATCTGCGTGTCGTCGGAAACCGGGGCCGAGCGGGTGTACAGCTACCGCGAGCTGCACGCCGAGGTGCAGCGCATGGCCGCCATCTTGCTCGATTTGGGCGTGCGCAAGGGCGACCGGGTGCTGATCTACATGCCCATGATCGCCGAGGCCGCCTTTGCCATGCTGGCTTGCGTGCGCATCGGGGTCATCCATTCGGTGGTTTTTGGCGGTTTTGCCAGCCACGCGCTGGCCAGCCGCATCGACGACGCGCGCCCGGCCCTGATCGTCACGGCCGACGCCGGCATGCGCGCCGGCAAGGTGCTGCCCTACCAGCCCTTGCTCGACGAAGCGCTGCGCCTGAGCCAGCACCCGCCCAAGCAGGTGCTGATGGTCAACCGCGGCCTGGCCGAGCTGCACCCGGTGCCGGGGCGCGATGTGGATTACGCCGCCGCGCGCGAGCGCTGTTTGCACGCCCAAGTGCCGTGCGAGTGGCTCGAGAGCAGCGAGCCGAGCTACATCCTCTACACCAGCGGCACCACCGGCAAGCCCAAAGGCGTGCAGCGCGACACCGGCGGCTACGCGGTGGCGCTGGCGGCCTCGATGCGCCACATCTACCTCGGCGAGCCGGGCCAAACCTTCTTTGCCACCTCGGACATCGGCTGGGTGGTGGGGCACAGCTACATCATTTACGGCCCGCTGCTCTACGGCATGGCGACGCTGATGTACGAGGGGCTGCCGATCCGCCCCGACGCCGGCATCTGGTGGCAGTTGGTGGAAAAGTACCGCGTGAGCGTGATGTTCTCGGCCCCCACGGCGGCGCGCGTGCTCAAAAAGCAAGATCCCGCCTACCTGAGCCGCTACGACCTCTCCAGCCTCAAGGCCCTGTTTTTGGCCGGCGAGCCGCTGGACGAACCCACCGCCAGCTGGATCGGCGCCGCCATCAACAAACCGATCATCGACAACTACTGGCAGACCGAGACCGGTTGGCCGATTCTGGCGCTGTGCAGCGGCGTCGAACCCACGGCGGTGGGCAAGATCGGCTCACCGGGGCGCGCTGTCTATGGCTTTGACGTGCGCCTGATCGACGAGCTCACCGGGGCCGACATCACCGAGCCCAACCACAAGGGCGTGCTGGCCATCGCCGGGCCGCTGCCGCCGGGCTGCCTGCAAACCGTTTGGGGCGACGACGAGCGCTACCTCAAAACTTACTGGTCCAGCATCCAGGGCCGCAGCCTCTACAACACCTTCGATTGGGGCCTGCGCGACGCCGAGGGCTACACCTTCATCCTAGGCCGCACCGACGACGTGATCAACGTCGCCGGCCACCGGCTGGGCACGCGCGAGATCGAGGAGGCCATCGCCAGCCACCCCAACGTGGCCGAGGTGGCGGTGGTGGGCCGCGCTGACGCGCTCAAGGGCCAGGTGGCGATGGCTTTTGCCGTGCTCAAAAACCCGGCGCTGGCGGCTTCGGCCGAGCAGGCACGGGAGCAAGAGCAAGCCCTCATGCAGATCGTGGATGCGCAGCTGGGGGCCGTGGCGCGCCCGGCGCGGGTTTGTTTTGTGGGCACGCTGCCCAAGACGCGCTCGGGCAAGCTGCTGCGCCGCGCCATGCAGGCGGTGTGCGAGGGCCGCGACCCCGGCGACCTGAGCACCATGGACGACCCGGCGGTGCTGCAGCAGATCCGCGATTTGCTGGGCTGA